In Staphylococcus saccharolyticus, one genomic interval encodes:
- a CDS encoding YozE family protein yields the protein MVKNYSFYQFAMTVRGRKDNKGQLAEQIFDDLAFPKHEDNFHVLSEYIETESEFTLPMYVFDDLYEEYAEWLKF from the coding sequence ATGGTTAAAAATTATTCATTTTATCAATTTGCGATGACAGTTCGTGGTCGAAAAGATAATAAAGGACAGTTAGCTGAGCAAATTTTTGATGATCTTGCGTTTCCTAAACATGAAGACAACTTTCATGTGTTATCTGAATACATTGAAACCGAAAGCGAATTTACTTTACCGATGTATGTCTTTGATGATTTATACGAAGAGTACGCAGAATGGTTAAAATTTTAG
- a CDS encoding GNAT family N-acetyltransferase, whose protein sequence is MIRLATKNDLPNIEKLVDESKELMREFNNNQWDEKYPATEHFEEDIDSETIYVLDVNQTIYGFIVIDQNQSEWYDDIDWPVNREGAYVIHRLAGSKDYKGAATELFQFAVDLTEEYGIHVILTDTFALNKPAQGLFEKFGFTKVGEAEIDYHPFDRGAPFYAYYKNI, encoded by the coding sequence ATGATTAGATTAGCAACAAAAAATGATTTACCTAATATTGAAAAGCTTGTTGATGAATCAAAAGAATTAATGAGAGAATTCAATAATAACCAATGGGATGAAAAATACCCCGCTACAGAGCATTTTGAAGAAGACATCGATTCTGAAACAATTTATGTTTTAGATGTTAATCAAACAATTTATGGTTTCATTGTTATCGACCAAAACCAATCAGAGTGGTATGATGACATTGATTGGCCAGTCAATCGAGAGGGTGCTTATGTCATCCATCGTTTAGCTGGATCTAAAGATTATAAAGGTGCAGCAACAGAACTTTTTCAATTCGCGGTAGATTTAACTGAAGAATACGGTATTCATGTCATTCTTACAGACACGTTTGCGCTCAATAAACCTGCGCAAGGTCTATTTGAGAAGTTTGGATTTACTAAAGTTGGTGAAGCTGAAATTGATTATCATCCATTTGATAGAGGTGCTCCTTTTTACGCATATTATAAAAACATATAA
- a CDS encoding S41 family peptidase: MSNETKNEDTFPHNDKKQTSSQHKKKVKLKIWQFVLIILGVMILTAAITIAATIIVSHKISGLNKDQRANLKKIEFVYKKLSKDYYKKQSSDKLTQSAINGMVKELKDPYSEYMTAEETKQFNEGVSGDFVGIGAEMQKKNDQISITSPIKDSPAEKAGIQPKDTVTKVNHHSVVGKPLDQVVKMVRGKKGTNVILTIKRGSQEKDIKIKRDTIHVKSVEYEKKGNVGVLTINKFQNNTSGELKFAIIKAHKQGVRNIVLDLRNNPGGLLEEAVKMANIFIDKGKTVVQLEKGDDKEQLKTSNDSLNQAKDMKISILVNEGSASASEVFTGALKDYHKAKVYGSKTFGKGIVQTTREFDDGSLIKYTEMKWLTPDGHYIHGKGIKPDVTIATPKYQSLNVIPNNKTYKEGDSNKNVKTMKIGLTALGYKIDNESTTFNSALKAEIKAFQKDNHLNVTGNFDKQTNDKFTQQLVEKSNRNDTVLEQLLDKL, translated from the coding sequence GTGAGTAATGAGACTAAAAATGAAGATACATTTCCTCATAATGATAAAAAACAAACATCATCTCAACACAAAAAGAAAGTAAAACTTAAAATATGGCAATTTGTCCTCATCATCTTAGGCGTTATGATACTAACCGCCGCAATTACCATAGCAGCAACGATTATAGTTAGTCATAAAATAAGCGGACTCAATAAAGACCAACGTGCTAATTTAAAAAAGATTGAATTTGTTTACAAAAAATTGAGTAAAGATTACTACAAAAAGCAAAGTTCCGATAAGCTCACTCAATCTGCAATCAATGGCATGGTTAAAGAATTAAAAGATCCATACTCAGAGTATATGACTGCTGAAGAGACAAAACAATTTAATGAAGGTGTTTCAGGAGATTTTGTAGGAATAGGTGCAGAAATGCAGAAGAAAAATGATCAAATTAGCATTACAAGTCCTATCAAAGATTCACCAGCTGAAAAAGCAGGAATCCAACCTAAAGACACCGTTACTAAAGTCAATCATCATTCAGTTGTAGGTAAACCACTCGATCAAGTTGTTAAAATGGTACGAGGCAAAAAAGGTACTAATGTAATTTTGACAATCAAACGCGGTTCTCAAGAAAAGGATATTAAAATTAAGCGAGACACCATTCACGTTAAAAGTGTTGAATACGAGAAAAAAGGTAATGTCGGTGTTTTAACTATTAACAAGTTCCAAAATAACACGTCTGGCGAATTAAAATTTGCTATCATCAAAGCTCACAAACAAGGCGTTCGAAATATCGTTTTAGATTTAAGAAATAATCCCGGAGGCTTACTAGAGGAAGCTGTAAAAATGGCTAACATCTTTATTGACAAAGGAAAAACTGTCGTTCAATTAGAAAAAGGCGATGACAAAGAACAACTAAAAACGTCGAATGATTCATTAAATCAAGCTAAAGATATGAAGATTTCTATCTTAGTTAATGAAGGATCAGCAAGTGCTTCGGAAGTCTTCACTGGAGCATTGAAAGATTATCATAAGGCTAAAGTTTATGGTTCTAAAACGTTTGGTAAAGGGATTGTTCAAACAACTCGAGAATTCGATGATGGTTCACTTATTAAGTATACTGAAATGAAGTGGCTTACACCTGATGGTCATTATATCCATGGCAAAGGAATCAAACCAGATGTCACAATCGCAACACCTAAATATCAATCACTTAATGTCATTCCTAACAATAAGACGTATAAAGAAGGCGACTCAAATAAAAACGTTAAAACAATGAAAATTGGATTAACTGCTCTAGGATATAAAATTGATAATGAATCAACAACTTTTAATTCAGCATTAAAAGCAGAAATTAAAGCTTTCCAAAAAGATAACCACTTAAACGTAACAGGTAATTTTGACAAACAAACAAATGATAAATTTACGCAACAATTAGTTGAGAAATCCAATAGAAACGATACAGTGTTAGAACAATTATTAGATAAACTATAA